Genomic DNA from Fibrobacter sp. UWEL:
GTTACTATTGATAAGTTTTGAAGAAAAAGCGCCTTAATGCAAAAAGAAATTTAAATAATGTATTTACGATATTGTAGATGATTGATCCGCGATTGTTTAAAAGATACCACACGATGGAATCGGAATAAACAGAATTGTTTATTAATGTTGTTCCAGAAACGATTCCTTTGAACGGGTCGGTAAATAATTGTTTGATGTTGTCTGTTATTGAGCAGTTTTTCTTGATGCTCTCAAAATAATTCTGGTCGTTTAGCAAAAAGACGTTGTTGATGCTATGGATGTTTTTGTTGCTGCATAAGTAATGAACTATCTTGGCATCTTTTAAAAACTGCATGCCGTATTTCAATTCGCAATTCCATATATCGTCAAGCATCCTAATTGAATCACCCATTATGTGATTAGCCTTTGCGAATGAAGGTTGGTCCATAAAGACTTTAGACTTTGTTCCTGAAAGCCACTCTTTGTGCCAAAGTTTGTAAAAATCGCGTGTGTTCTGGGTGTCTTTTACATAAATTACACCGGAATTAAAGTAAGTGACATCGTCATTTAAATCCCAGTTTAGTAACTCAGCGTGCTTTTTACATGTGGCTTTGTAGGGATTTAGATTGAATGGAACGTGGGAATCCTGGCATGCTGCAATTTCATATTGACATTGATCAATGTCGTTAAGGGACTTTGTGATTATTGTGTCTGAGTCAATGTATAGAAAGTCTCCTTCAACGAGATTTCTTGCATTTGTTTTTATAAACCTTGATCTAAAAAAAGCACTTGATTCTCTATCAACATCAATGACCTTCAGTTCATCTACGTACGACAATAACTTTTTTCGATTGTCGTGAAAAGACGAATTTGTTACTTGATCAACAAGCAAAATAATTTTGGCCTCGGGATTATTGTACTTTAATGAGGCCATAGAAAGAAACGCTTGCTCTAAATAGCAATCATTCTCGCTACTTACTAGAGTGTAGAGAAATTTTGTCTTCATATATTAAACGGCCTGTTTGTATACTATTTTAGAAGTTGCCCAAATAATAAAACCGATTCCGTGTCCCTGCAAAATAGGATAGCTTTTTTTGTAGCAAATCATAAGGACTATGAAGAAGAAAAGGCGTTTTTTTATAGCCATTTCAACGATTTTTTCCCATACATCTTCGTATTCCGCAAACTTATTGTGTGGGTTATAGAAATTCATCCACTGCTTTGTATAGGCGAAATATTGTTCTTTCCACGCGGGTTCAGAGAAATGGTTGAATATTTCTTTTAAAATAATACCCCATGCTTTACTCTTTTTTAAATCACTGCTTCCCGTCATGATTGAATTTGGGTTGATATAGCGAAGATAAGTTGCTTCGTGGACAAACGCTAATCTACTTAATCTTTGTGAAATATGGAACATCCATAGCTCGTCTTCATGAATAATTCCAGGTTTGAAATTCAATTGATTTTGTGTGATAAAGGATCTTTTTATGAGCTTGTTAACCGGATTTGTTGCAAGTCTATTTTTGAATCGGTAGAAATGTTCTCTAACCCATAAATTGTTGTCTATGTAGTCGAAACGCTTGTAATAGTTTGCAGAGTATCTTGTTGGGTCGTTTGGTATAGATTTGATTTCTCCGACAACCATTTCTGCTTGCGGATGTTCGTTCAGTTTCTCAATAAATAGACTTATTGCATTTTGAGGAATTTCATCATCTGCATCAACATAAAGAATGTATTCCCCTGTTGACGTGTCTGTGCCGATGTTTCTTGCGACAGACTGACCTTCATTTTCTTTATGGATGACTGTAATGCGGTTGTCTTTGGCTGCATAGCTGTCGCAAATGCTTGCGCTGTTATCCTTAGAACCGTCATCGATAAGAATGATTTCTATTGATGTGTAAGTCTGCGTGATGATGCTAGATAAACATCTATCTAGGTATTTGTCTGCGTTGTAGACTGGGATGATGACGGATACTAATGGAACTTGTGAATGTATCATAAAAGCTATTTTTCGAAACTGTTGATTTTGGCTTTTTTAAGTGCTTTGATACGGGCTTTGCCAAATTTTAAATCTGGCTCCATATAGTTTCCCTCGCCCCATTCGTTCCAAGATTTCAAAAAAAGTAGTTTGTTTTTTTTGTTAGCTATATTTGAAAAAATTTCGTTGCAATGTTTTTCGAATAGCTCTGGAGTGCAATCGTGTATGACTAAAGCTTGATTTTTACTTCGTGGGGAGTGGTCCCAATTTGACAAAAGTGTGGGAATGGTTGATTCTTTTCGGTCAATAGAGGGGTTCCATAGGTGTTTTATGCATTGTTTGTATGAAATGATTAAGGGCCTGTGAAAAAGAGTCCTAAAGAAGTCGTGAATTTTACGGTAAAATACGGATCGGTCTTTGTAAGCCGCTCTCATTCTTTCACCTAGATGGACTGTTTGTGCGTTGAATCCCATTCTTAGTATTGAATCGTATGTTGTGTCTGAGCATGTTCCTACAAAGAAAAAGTGCTCCGCAATGCCTTCTTTGCGGATCAGAAGGTTCCAGGTGTCCATGAATTTTTTTATATCAGGATGCAACTCTGGCTTGTAAATAAGGAATAGTGGAGCTCCTTGAATCCTTATATATCTAGGATCTTTGAATGCATTTATCAGTGAGTAGAAATGGTTTGTTGAGTCCTTTTCTCCAGGATACTGCTGTTCTATGAGAATTTGTTTTGTTTTGTGTCCCTCGGCGTTCCAAATCTTGGATTCCCAGCTTTCATTTGCCCAACCAAGGCAGAATGGAAAATTAGGTTTTCCCGATTCAACAACCTCTTTAAAAGGGCGTTCAAGCAACTCTTTTCCATTGCCGAACCAATAGTGCCAATAGCAAAAACCGTCAACTCCGGCTTCTCGAGCTAGTTCAGCTTGCTGTTCGCGAACTTCGGGAACTCGTAAGTCATAAAAGCCTAAGTCAGCAGGAATCTTTGGTTGGTAATGTCCTCTGAATAGCGGCTTTGCTTTTGCAACATTTGTCCATTCGGTAAAGCCCTTGCCCCACCATTCGTCGTTTTCTGGAATGGGATGAAATTGGGGAAGGTAGTAGGCGATAATGAAAGGCTTATCCATGAGAATTATCTAACGCTTTTCTATAAACGGTGTATATCATATCTATGCAATTCTCTGTAGAATATAGTTTTTTGGCTATTCCTTGTGCATTTTGAATGAAGTTTTGGTATTCACACGTCTTTAATTGAATAACTTTTTTCATTGATTCTAATAATTCTAGCTCAGAATTAAATAGAAATCCACCAGCTTCCTCAAGGATTTCCTTTGTCCCTCCGGAATTCTTTCCTAAAACGATACATCCTGCAAAAATTGCTTCTGCGGTCATTCTTCCAAAGCCTTCCGCAGGAGAAGCAACGATTAGGGCTGTAGCCTTTTTCATATAGTCAGAAACATTAGAAATGAATCCTTTGAATTCAACTTTTGACTCGCAATGTAATGTGCGGGTGAACTCAAGTAACTCTTCTTGATATTCTCTAGAGCCTTCGCCTAAAATGACTAATCTGTAATCGTCGTAATCTTTAGAAAACACAGAAAAGGCTTTGATTACTGTTTTATGTCCTTTTTCTGGACTAACACGACTTGCGCAAAGAAAAAAATGTTCTTTGTTTTCGTTGAAACATATTTCATCTTGCGAACGAACACCGTTGTATACAATGGATGCTTTTTTATTGTTTGTTAATTGATTGTAGTTGAATATATCTTTTGTTATTGCGATTGGGTAGTCTTGTGATAAACAATGATGGAAGAATCTCTTGTTAGGAAACGGATGTAAATTAAAGTCTAAATCGCCGTATTCTCTAATGTGCCATATATGGGGTAATTTAAAGTATTTCGAAATGAAATGGCCAATGCTAACTGGGCCTACGTTTGTATGTATGATATCGGGTTTTATTTCTGATACAATTTTTTTTATTGCAAGAAAAGATCGTATTTCATTTACAATGATATCTCTTATGTCAAAGAGGAACCAAAAGCCACGAAATTTTTGAGGATAGCAAAAAAAATGTACCGGTGCTATAAAATATGGAATTTGTCTTGAACGTAGGATTATTTCTAAGTCAATGTTGTGGTTAGGGAGAATAACAAAAGGATTATCCCCTCTTTTTTTTACATTCTCGGCAATAGTCAGAAACGACAGGGTTGATCCTGCGAAATCTGATCCGGATAGAATGTAAAGTATTTTCAAGTTCATATACGTCAGTCTTATAAATTTTCCCAAATTTCATTCCACATATTAATGATTTTTCTTTTCAGCGAATCATTGCATCCGTTTTTTGAGGAGTATAGGGCGGGATTATTTAAGGCCTGTTCTATTGTGGTTATCGAAGAATTTAAATCATTAATGTTTAACATATTGTTTTCACATTGATGTTCCTTCAATAATTCCTCGTATTTATGGCTCCAGGAGGTACAAAGGGTTGGGGCCCCTTCTGTCAAACCACTAACGACGCCATGGAATCGGCTGGAAATAGTTAGCTTTGATTCTTTAATTACGGCTTTGACGTTTATTCCATCTAGATTCGTGATTGCTGTTAATGCGTTAGCGAAAGAATTGTTTATTTCCCGGATTAATTTTTCATCATCAACCCCTTCATGATTGAGAAGGACAACTTTTTCTCCTTGTTTAAGAAGATAAGCAATGATTTTATTGATGAAATACAAGTAGTTTGTAGAGATGTCATGGCGTGTATGGGTAATCATGCGGGCGTTAGGAATGATGACGACATAGCTCTTTGGTTTTAAATGGACATGGGGTTGGCTTGCTGGTTGACACAATGCTGTGAAATCTGGTGCAATCTTGATTTTGTTTGAAGTAGAAAATTCCTTTAAAAGGTAATCATAAGATGTTTGCTCCCTTGCATAAATAACGTTCGCAAACTCATAAACGGATTTAATCAGTTCTTTTGATTCTGGTTCATTAAATGGACCATAAGCTTGTGGCAAAAAAAAGACTCGTAGATTCTTTTTCGTGAATTGTTTGAAAAATTGCTTTTGATAAGCAATTGTTGCCTTGTCAACTTTGAATTGATCGGAATACTTGAATCCACTATCGTCTAAGAATAAATCAATTTGTTCTGGATATATACAAATATTACGGTTGAATATGTTTCTATAGATGTAGCGCTTTATTTTTCGTACAAAGGCGTATTGAGCTGGCTGTAAGGGCAGAATTTTATTTTTTATGCAGTAGGATGGATCCTCATAAAACACCCACTCTGGCACGGTAATTGTTGCGTTAGGCTTGTTTTGTCTAATTTGGTCAATCACGGCATCCCTCATTAAATGGTCGCCCTTGTTTACAAATCCTGCTCCGGATATAAACACATAATATCCGT
This window encodes:
- a CDS encoding glycosyltransferase, which gives rise to MKTKFLYTLVSSENDCYLEQAFLSMASLKYNNPEAKIILLVDQVTNSSFHDNRKKLLSYVDELKVIDVDRESSAFFRSRFIKTNARNLVEGDFLYIDSDTIITKSLNDIDQCQYEIAACQDSHVPFNLNPYKATCKKHAELLNWDLNDDVTYFNSGVIYVKDTQNTRDFYKLWHKEWLSGTKSKVFMDQPSFAKANHIMGDSIRMLDDIWNCELKYGMQFLKDAKIVHYLCSNKNIHSINNVFLLNDQNYFESIKKNCSITDNIKQLFTDPFKGIVSGTTLINNSVYSDSIVWYLLNNRGSIIYNIVNTLFKFLFALRRFFFKTYQ
- a CDS encoding glycosyltransferase, with the translated sequence MIHSQVPLVSVIIPVYNADKYLDRCLSSIITQTYTSIEIILIDDGSKDNSASICDSYAAKDNRITVIHKENEGQSVARNIGTDTSTGEYILYVDADDEIPQNAISLFIEKLNEHPQAEMVVGEIKSIPNDPTRYSANYYKRFDYIDNNLWVREHFYRFKNRLATNPVNKLIKRSFITQNQLNFKPGIIHEDELWMFHISQRLSRLAFVHEATYLRYINPNSIMTGSSDLKKSKAWGIILKEIFNHFSEPAWKEQYFAYTKQWMNFYNPHNKFAEYEDVWEKIVEMAIKKRLFFFIVLMICYKKSYPILQGHGIGFIIWATSKIVYKQAV
- a CDS encoding glycoside hydrolase family 99-like domain-containing protein — protein: MDKPFIIAYYLPQFHPIPENDEWWGKGFTEWTNVAKAKPLFRGHYQPKIPADLGFYDLRVPEVREQQAELAREAGVDGFCYWHYWFGNGKELLERPFKEVVESGKPNFPFCLGWANESWESKIWNAEGHKTKQILIEQQYPGEKDSTNHFYSLINAFKDPRYIRIQGAPLFLIYKPELHPDIKKFMDTWNLLIRKEGIAEHFFFVGTCSDTTYDSILRMGFNAQTVHLGERMRAAYKDRSVFYRKIHDFFRTLFHRPLIISYKQCIKHLWNPSIDRKESTIPTLLSNWDHSPRSKNQALVIHDCTPELFEKHCNEIFSNIANKKNKLLFLKSWNEWGEGNYMEPDLKFGKARIKALKKAKINSFEK
- a CDS encoding glycosyltransferase, translating into MNLKILYILSGSDFAGSTLSFLTIAENVKKRGDNPFVILPNHNIDLEIILRSRQIPYFIAPVHFFCYPQKFRGFWFLFDIRDIIVNEIRSFLAIKKIVSEIKPDIIHTNVGPVSIGHFISKYFKLPHIWHIREYGDLDFNLHPFPNKRFFHHCLSQDYPIAITKDIFNYNQLTNNKKASIVYNGVRSQDEICFNENKEHFFLCASRVSPEKGHKTVIKAFSVFSKDYDDYRLVILGEGSREYQEELLEFTRTLHCESKVEFKGFISNVSDYMKKATALIVASPAEGFGRMTAEAIFAGCIVLGKNSGGTKEILEEAGGFLFNSELELLESMKKVIQLKTCEYQNFIQNAQGIAKKLYSTENCIDMIYTVYRKALDNSHG